The following are from one region of the Lytechinus variegatus isolate NC3 chromosome 4, Lvar_3.0, whole genome shotgun sequence genome:
- the LOC121412950 gene encoding octopamine receptor beta-1R-like yields MESTIYPITITLEPDPTDEDSYHGYKSSEDLGIADEVLQSISLILIMTGSLLFNTFTIVIILRVRSLRIIPHNLLIVSLAIADLGVVLCSMVFSLVSVFDKGFFLSSHRSVCMVQGFLAIMLSFTNLPIILSIAVDRLLILVFSRHFQPSRVRVLVMIVTSWLVGTTVASVAAKRGNESYIGYHPGTLHCSIKWWDDASFRINAIIVNYGFFVPSLLGCYVVITYRLWKEEKRLSRHCLSRSNAASKWTGPSTVTVSSGPTEGVASKPTEDGLRNARQESNEDWIFRHHAASSQERVVEVIDPHVNHQVMSEPDSDNTSVTNNMTSARKNRLKIEKRKHRAHKRVAILAILLVMAVVICWTPYLLYHSRLIAAHDSIRLGVFTMWMGYCNSLIDPLIYAFVNRSFRAEMQRAFRSLWRTVTSLGTRQPL; encoded by the exons tCTAATATTGATCATGACGGGATCCTTACTCTTCAATACCTTCACTATCGTCATAATTCTTCGAGTGAGGTCTCTGAGGATCATTCCTCACAACCTTCTCATCGTAAGCCTGGCAATTGCAGACCTGGGAGTGGTCCTCTGCAGTATGGTATTTTCCCTCGTCTCTGTCTTTGATAAAGGGTTCTTTCTGAGCTCTCACCGAAGTGTTTGCATG GTTCAAGGATTTTTGGCAATCATGTTAAGCTTCACTAATCTCCCCATCATCTTGTCGATCGCAGTGGATCGTCTGCTTATCCTTGTCTTTTCCCGCCATTTCCAACCAAGCCGAGTGCGTGTTCTCGTCATGATCGTCACGTCTTGGCTAGTTGGAACAACCGTCGCGTCCGTTGCGGCAAAACGAGGGAACGAATCGTACATCGGCTACCATCCGGGAACTCTCCATTGCTCGATCAAGTGGTGGGATGATGCGTCATTCCGCATCAACGCGATTATAGTGAACTATGGATTTTTCGTACCATCCCTGCTTGGTTGCTATGTCGTCATCACTTACCGCTTATGGAAGGAAGAAAAACGACTAAGTCGTCATTGCCTGTCGAGGTCGAACGCAGCGTCCAAATGGACTGGACCATCTACTGTGACGGTGTCATCGGGTCCAACAGAGGGCGTTGCATCTAAACCAACAGAAGATGGATTACGAAACGCTCGACAAGAAAGCAATGAG GACTGGATATTCAGACACCATGCCGCATCGAGCCAAGAGAGAGTTGTGGAGGTCATTGACCCCCATGTAAATCATCAAGTAATGAGCGAACCAGATAGCGACAATACTAGCGTGACAAATAACATGACGTCAGCAAGGAAGAATAGACTGAAGATTGAGAAGCGTAAGCATAGGGCACACAAGAGAGTTGCAATATTGG CCATTTTGTTGGTCATGGCGGTGGTGATTTGCTGGACTCCATACCTCCTCTACCACTCAAGACTCATCGCTGCTCACGACAGCATTCGCCTTGGAGTGTTTACCATGTGGATGGGATATTGTAACTCCCTCATCGACCCTCTCATCTACGCCTTCGTGAACAGGAGCTTCAGGGCGGAGATGCAGCGAGCTTTCAGGAGTTTGTGGCGTACTGTGACGTCACTTGGAACAAGACAGCCTTTGTAA